The Sinomonas sp. P10A9 genome includes a window with the following:
- a CDS encoding ABC-F family ATP-binding cassette domain-containing protein, whose amino-acid sequence MAHLLGGESLTISFGTRTVLDGVTVGLDEGARIGVVGRNGDGKSTLMRLLAQRLTPDAGRVTKRRDVNVGFLDQGDVLDGDLTVGAAIVGDRADYEWASNPKIRDIMGGLVADVDWTAQVSSLSGGQKRRVALAKLLIEPHEVIMLDEPTNHLDVEGVAWLARHLKTRWRPTEGAFLVVTHDRWFLDEVCTDTWEVHDGIVDPFEGGYAAYVLARAERDRMAAVVEGKRQNLMKKELAWLRRGAPARTSKPKFRIDAANELISDVPEPRDTVALSKMATARLGKDVIDLEGVTLAFESDAAGGPSAKPLLDNVTLRLAPGERVGIVGVNGAGKSTLLRLLSGDIAPTSGRVKRGKTVVPAVLSQDVKELDDVSDLRVIEVIQREKQTFAVGGKELTAGQLVEQLGFTNEKQWTRVSELSGGERRRLQLLRLLVGEPNVLMLDEPTNDLDTDTLAAVEDVLDGWPGTLVVVSHDRYLLERVTDHQLALLGDGKVRGLPGGVDQYLKLREEALAADRPSGGSMGSAAGGSAAVGEPGAAAVGAAAPAETSSPHTEAEKREARKELSRIERQLGKLAAQEEKLHGQMAASADDYGRVGELNTQLQDLLGQKEELEMAWLEASEIVE is encoded by the coding sequence GTGGCACATCTCCTCGGCGGCGAGAGCCTGACCATCTCCTTCGGCACGCGGACCGTGCTCGACGGCGTCACGGTGGGCCTCGATGAGGGCGCCCGTATCGGGGTCGTCGGCCGCAACGGCGACGGCAAGTCCACCCTCATGCGCCTCCTCGCCCAGCGACTGACGCCCGACGCCGGGCGGGTCACCAAGCGCCGCGACGTCAACGTCGGCTTCCTCGACCAGGGCGACGTGCTCGACGGCGACCTCACGGTCGGCGCGGCGATCGTCGGGGACCGGGCCGACTACGAGTGGGCCTCCAACCCCAAGATCCGCGACATCATGGGCGGCCTCGTCGCTGATGTCGACTGGACCGCGCAGGTCTCGTCCCTCTCGGGCGGCCAGAAGCGGCGCGTGGCACTGGCCAAGCTGCTCATCGAGCCGCACGAGGTCATCATGCTCGACGAGCCGACGAACCACCTCGACGTCGAGGGGGTCGCGTGGCTCGCGCGGCACCTCAAGACCCGCTGGCGACCGACCGAGGGGGCCTTCCTCGTCGTCACCCACGACCGCTGGTTCCTCGACGAGGTCTGCACCGATACGTGGGAGGTCCATGACGGGATCGTCGATCCCTTCGAAGGCGGCTACGCGGCGTACGTCCTCGCACGCGCCGAGCGGGACCGGATGGCCGCCGTCGTCGAGGGGAAGCGCCAGAACCTCATGAAGAAGGAGCTCGCGTGGCTCCGCCGCGGCGCCCCGGCCCGTACCTCGAAGCCGAAGTTCCGCATCGACGCGGCGAACGAGCTCATCTCGGACGTCCCAGAGCCGCGGGACACCGTGGCCCTTTCGAAGATGGCCACCGCGCGCCTCGGCAAGGACGTCATCGATCTTGAGGGCGTCACCCTCGCGTTCGAGTCCGACGCGGCGGGCGGTCCTTCCGCGAAGCCTCTGCTCGACAACGTCACCCTCCGCCTCGCGCCGGGAGAGCGCGTGGGGATAGTGGGAGTCAACGGTGCCGGCAAGTCCACGCTGCTGAGGCTCCTCTCCGGGGACATCGCGCCGACGAGTGGCCGCGTCAAGCGCGGCAAGACCGTGGTGCCGGCAGTTCTGAGCCAGGACGTCAAGGAGCTCGACGACGTGTCTGACCTGCGCGTCATCGAGGTCATCCAGCGGGAGAAGCAGACCTTCGCCGTGGGGGGCAAGGAGCTCACGGCGGGCCAGCTCGTCGAGCAGCTCGGGTTCACGAACGAGAAGCAGTGGACGCGGGTGTCCGAACTCTCCGGCGGCGAGCGGCGCCGGCTCCAGCTGTTGCGGCTCCTCGTCGGCGAGCCCAACGTGCTCATGCTCGACGAGCCCACCAACGACCTCGACACCGACACCCTCGCCGCCGTCGAAGACGTGCTCGACGGCTGGCCCGGCACGCTCGTCGTCGTGAGCCACGACCGCTACCTACTCGAGCGCGTCACCGACCACCAGCTCGCCCTCCTCGGCGACGGCAAGGTCCGCGGGCTGCCCGGCGGCGTCGACCAGTACCTCAAACTCCGCGAGGAGGCCCTTGCTGCCGACAGGCCGAGTGGTGGTTCGATGGGTAGTGCGGCCGGCGGCTCGGCGGCCGTGGGGGAGCCGGGTGCGGCGGCAGTGGGCGCGGCCGCGCCGGCTGAGACTTCCTCCCCGCACACCGAGGCCGAGAAGCGCGAAGCGCGCAAGGAGCTCTCCCGGATCGAACGCCAGCTCGGCAAGCTGGCCGCGCAGGAGGAGAAGCTGCATGGCCAGATGGCCGCCTCCGCGGATGACTATGGCCGCGTCGGCGAGCTCAATACGCAGCTCCAGGACCTCCTTGGGCAGAAGGAGGAGCTCGAGATGGCGTGGCTTGAGGCCTCCGAGATCGTGGAGTAG
- a CDS encoding HNH endonuclease, producing MSNEELGAWARRLSAPILVSANLTGSSQLTASALIDRAQLLEHLSSALAAEQVRIAAQFSDICLGRADSGDDDRRHLQTVDHDRRARVRSTGAQIALARRAAPSQGMRIVELSEILVREMPLTLNALAEGSLTEHRAFAIAAATRGLASKDRADVDRKLCSEPGRLAHLGDRAVEDAARRVVEEVDRGAAAERIRRAEADRHVSVRRLPDAMAKVTAILPIAGAMAVREALVSAAETAKAAGDDRSLGQLTADTLIERATGLADGGRIPLRIGLVMTDRTLLAGGAEPAVLPGYGTVPADWARELVARALGEPTAASGERPLRARERVWLERLFTAPETGQLVAMDSKARLFPAPMGRFLRLRDDRCRTSFCDAQARHLDHVVPVAEGGPTTLENGQCLCAFCNLTKESQGWQQSVVESGPAPASPALESQTPGELRQQGVWVEGALPPAMRSMAWIASCPQTRRRIADGQAYRPRPHAATRERPRGNARRAPRRRITR from the coding sequence GTGAGCAATGAAGAACTCGGCGCATGGGCACGGCGGCTTTCCGCGCCCATCCTGGTCTCGGCCAACCTCACCGGAAGCTCCCAGCTGACCGCTTCTGCGCTTATCGACCGGGCCCAGCTGCTTGAGCACCTGTCATCGGCGCTTGCTGCCGAACAGGTACGGATCGCCGCGCAGTTCTCCGATATCTGCCTCGGTCGCGCGGACTCCGGTGACGATGACCGCCGCCACCTCCAGACGGTCGACCACGATCGGCGCGCCCGCGTGCGGTCGACGGGCGCCCAAATCGCCCTCGCCCGGAGGGCTGCGCCTTCCCAAGGAATGCGCATCGTCGAGTTGTCGGAGATCCTCGTCCGGGAGATGCCTCTGACGCTGAATGCCTTGGCAGAGGGCTCGCTGACAGAACATCGCGCCTTCGCAATCGCGGCTGCAACGCGCGGACTCGCGAGCAAAGACCGAGCCGACGTCGACAGGAAGCTCTGCTCGGAGCCCGGTCGACTTGCTCATCTCGGAGACCGGGCGGTCGAAGACGCGGCACGGCGCGTCGTCGAGGAAGTCGACCGCGGGGCCGCGGCGGAGCGGATACGGCGTGCTGAGGCCGACCGCCATGTCTCAGTCCGCCGGCTGCCAGACGCCATGGCCAAGGTCACGGCGATCCTGCCCATCGCCGGGGCGATGGCAGTCCGGGAAGCGTTGGTGAGCGCGGCAGAGACGGCAAAGGCCGCAGGCGACGATCGATCGCTGGGGCAGTTGACAGCTGACACGCTCATCGAGCGCGCCACGGGCCTCGCCGATGGCGGCCGCATCCCGCTCCGGATTGGGCTGGTCATGACAGATCGCACGCTCCTCGCCGGAGGCGCCGAGCCAGCCGTTCTGCCGGGGTACGGCACAGTTCCCGCGGACTGGGCGCGCGAACTCGTGGCCCGTGCGCTGGGAGAACCTACGGCCGCGTCCGGCGAGCGTCCGCTCAGGGCCCGCGAGCGAGTCTGGCTCGAACGCCTCTTCACGGCCCCGGAGACAGGCCAGCTCGTCGCGATGGACTCCAAAGCCCGCCTGTTCCCGGCACCAATGGGCCGATTCCTGAGGCTGCGCGATGACCGGTGCCGCACGTCCTTCTGCGACGCGCAGGCACGACACCTCGACCACGTCGTCCCCGTCGCCGAGGGCGGCCCGACGACCCTCGAGAACGGCCAGTGCCTGTGTGCGTTCTGCAACCTGACCAAGGAGTCGCAGGGCTGGCAGCAAAGCGTCGTCGAGTCTGGCCCCGCGCCCGCATCGCCGGCGCTGGAAAGCCAGACACCGGGTGAGCTCAGGCAGCAAGGCGTATGGGTAGAGGGCGCATTGCCACCTGCCATGCGGTCAATGGCCTGGATCGCATCGTGCCCGCAGACACGCAGGAGAATTGCTGACGGGCAGGCGTACAGGCCGCGTCCACATGCTGCCACGAGGGAGCGTCCGCGGGGCAACGCCAGACGGGCGCCTCGAAGACGCATCACACGGTAG
- a CDS encoding DedA family protein codes for MSSIVESVLSMPPLLAYLFVAALVFAEDAIFVGFVIPGETAAVLGGVIANQGKADIWVMVPLVVAAAIIGDTVGYEIGKHFGPRLLGFKVFDRHRKRLEDAQAFLRTRGGSAVFLGRFVAFFRAMMPALAGASQMRYRRFVTFNALGGLVWGTGFTLLGYAAGASYQAVAGTVGKDVAAVVLVIAVVAVVVWRLRKGRSDRRDERAFRSRSAPDPSEGQ; via the coding sequence GTGTCCTCTATCGTTGAATCCGTCCTGTCCATGCCGCCTCTGCTCGCGTACCTGTTCGTCGCAGCGCTGGTCTTTGCGGAGGACGCGATCTTCGTTGGCTTTGTGATCCCGGGCGAGACCGCGGCCGTGCTGGGCGGCGTGATCGCGAATCAGGGCAAGGCGGACATCTGGGTCATGGTGCCGCTCGTGGTCGCCGCGGCGATCATCGGCGACACGGTCGGCTACGAGATTGGCAAGCACTTCGGGCCGCGGCTGCTTGGATTCAAGGTCTTCGATCGGCACCGCAAGCGGCTCGAGGACGCCCAAGCCTTCTTGCGCACGCGCGGCGGCTCCGCCGTGTTCTTGGGCCGCTTCGTCGCATTCTTCCGCGCGATGATGCCGGCTCTGGCGGGTGCATCTCAGATGCGCTATCGCCGTTTCGTTACCTTCAATGCGCTTGGCGGCCTCGTATGGGGCACCGGTTTCACGCTCCTGGGCTACGCGGCGGGAGCCTCGTACCAGGCGGTTGCAGGGACGGTGGGCAAGGACGTTGCCGCCGTCGTGCTCGTCATCGCCGTGGTCGCCGTCGTGGTGTGGCGCCTCCGTAAGGGCCGCTCCGACCGGCGCGACGAGCGGGCGTTCAGGAGCCGATCAGCTCCGGATCCTTCTGAAGGCCAGTGA
- the glmU gene encoding bifunctional UDP-N-acetylglucosamine diphosphorylase/glucosamine-1-phosphate N-acetyltransferase GlmU translates to MNADTPGQSAPSQHFQEPQGPAAVVVLAAGAGTRMKSRTPKILHLLGGRSMVTHALDAARGLAPGRLAVVVRHERDRVAEHIVDHDPAAVIVDQDEIPGTGRAVEVALEALDADASGGRVSGTVVVTYGDVPLLTTALLKDLVAEHEAGGNAATVLTAVLDDATGYGRILRDEDGTVAGIREHKDATDEERTIREVNSGIYAFDADVLRDALKQVTTDNAQGEKYLTDVLAIARGAGGKVSALATTDRWQVEGANDRIQLQALAAEHNRRTVEAWMRAGVTVIDPATTWIDSTVTLAEDVTVKPNTQLHGATAVERDAVVGPDTTLTDCTVGEGATVKRTDGTKAEIGAGATVGPFTYLRPGTKLGAEGKIGAFYETKNAVIGRGAKLSHLGYAGDAEIGEGANIGCGNITANYDGVNKHRTQIGAHVRTGSNTVFVAPVTVGDGAYTAAGAIVRKDVPAGALALTVAPQRNAEGWTEANRAGSPSAAAAAEHRARAAQTSPATPTASSATPTEKEEGK, encoded by the coding sequence GTGAATGCGGATACCCCCGGACAGAGCGCACCATCACAGCACTTCCAGGAGCCGCAGGGGCCGGCAGCCGTCGTGGTCCTCGCGGCTGGTGCCGGGACGCGCATGAAGTCCCGGACGCCCAAGATCCTCCATCTCCTCGGCGGCCGCTCGATGGTCACCCATGCGCTCGACGCCGCGCGGGGCCTCGCCCCGGGCCGGCTCGCCGTCGTCGTGCGTCACGAACGCGACCGAGTGGCCGAGCACATCGTGGACCACGACCCGGCCGCCGTCATTGTGGACCAGGACGAGATTCCGGGGACGGGCCGCGCCGTCGAGGTCGCCCTTGAGGCCCTCGACGCCGATGCCTCGGGCGGCAGGGTCAGCGGGACCGTCGTCGTGACCTACGGCGACGTTCCCCTGCTCACCACCGCGCTCCTGAAGGATCTCGTTGCCGAGCATGAGGCGGGCGGAAACGCCGCCACGGTGCTGACCGCGGTGCTCGACGACGCGACCGGCTACGGCCGCATCCTCCGCGACGAAGACGGCACGGTCGCCGGGATCCGCGAGCACAAGGATGCGACCGACGAGGAACGTACCATCCGCGAAGTCAACTCCGGGATCTACGCGTTCGACGCGGATGTGCTGCGCGACGCGCTCAAGCAGGTCACGACCGACAATGCCCAGGGCGAGAAGTACCTCACAGACGTCCTCGCGATCGCCCGCGGAGCCGGCGGGAAGGTGTCGGCTCTCGCGACGACCGACCGCTGGCAGGTCGAGGGCGCCAACGACCGGATCCAGCTCCAGGCACTCGCCGCCGAGCACAACCGCCGCACGGTCGAGGCGTGGATGCGGGCGGGCGTCACGGTGATCGACCCAGCGACCACGTGGATCGACTCGACGGTGACGCTCGCGGAGGACGTCACGGTCAAGCCGAACACCCAGCTCCACGGCGCCACCGCCGTTGAGCGCGACGCGGTCGTCGGCCCCGATACGACCCTCACGGACTGCACGGTCGGCGAGGGCGCGACGGTCAAGCGCACTGACGGGACGAAGGCCGAGATCGGCGCCGGCGCGACGGTCGGACCGTTCACCTACCTGCGCCCGGGCACCAAGCTCGGGGCCGAGGGCAAGATCGGCGCGTTCTACGAGACGAAGAACGCGGTGATCGGACGCGGCGCCAAGCTCTCGCACCTCGGGTACGCGGGCGACGCCGAGATCGGCGAGGGCGCCAACATCGGCTGCGGGAACATCACCGCCAACTACGACGGCGTCAACAAGCACCGAACGCAAATTGGCGCCCACGTGCGAACGGGCTCCAACACCGTGTTCGTGGCCCCAGTGACGGTGGGCGACGGTGCCTACACGGCCGCCGGCGCGATCGTTCGCAAGGACGTGCCTGCTGGGGCCTTGGCGCTCACGGTCGCCCCGCAGCGCAACGCCGAGGGCTGGACCGAGGCGAACCGCGCGGGCTCGCCCTCTGCAGCGGCAGCTGCAGAACACCGGGCCCGGGCGGCACAGACCTCCCCCGCAACCCCCACGGCTTCCTCCGCAACCCCCACCGAGAAAGAAGAGGGCAAGTAG
- a CDS encoding ribose-phosphate diphosphokinase: MSEITAHGEKRLVLASGRAHPELAQEIAKELGTELLPTSAYDFANGETYVRFEDSVRGTDAFVIQAHPAPINNWIMEQLIMIDSLKRASAKRITVVSPFYPYARQDKKHRGREPISARLMADLYKTAGADRLMSVDLHTAQIQGFFDGPVDHLMAIPLLADYVRTRVDLNKVTVVSPDTGRVRVAEQWADRLGGAPLAFVHKSRDVNVPNSAVSKTVVGQIEDRDCVLIDDMIDTGGTISGAVSVLKNAGARSVIIAATHAVFSDPATQRLAESGAREVVVTNTLPIPAEKRFESLTVLSIAPLIARAIHEVFDDGSVTSLFDGRS, from the coding sequence ATGTCCGAGATCACGGCCCACGGCGAGAAGCGACTGGTGCTCGCCTCCGGGCGAGCGCACCCTGAGCTCGCCCAGGAGATCGCCAAGGAGCTCGGCACCGAGCTGCTGCCAACCTCGGCCTACGACTTCGCCAACGGCGAGACGTACGTCCGCTTCGAGGACAGCGTCCGCGGCACCGACGCGTTCGTGATCCAAGCGCACCCCGCGCCGATCAACAACTGGATCATGGAGCAGCTCATCATGATCGATTCGCTCAAGCGCGCGAGCGCCAAGCGGATCACGGTCGTGTCCCCGTTCTACCCCTACGCCCGGCAGGACAAGAAGCACCGCGGACGCGAGCCCATCTCAGCGCGGCTCATGGCGGACCTCTACAAGACCGCAGGCGCGGACCGGCTCATGAGCGTGGACCTGCACACCGCGCAGATCCAGGGCTTCTTCGACGGCCCGGTGGACCACCTCATGGCGATCCCGCTGCTGGCCGACTACGTGCGGACGCGGGTCGACCTCAACAAGGTCACCGTCGTCTCGCCGGACACGGGCCGCGTGCGGGTGGCTGAGCAGTGGGCCGATCGCCTCGGCGGCGCGCCGCTCGCGTTCGTCCACAAGTCGCGGGACGTCAACGTGCCGAACTCGGCTGTCTCCAAGACCGTGGTGGGCCAGATCGAGGACCGCGACTGCGTGCTCATCGACGACATGATCGACACGGGCGGCACCATCTCGGGCGCTGTCTCTGTGCTCAAGAACGCAGGCGCCCGTTCCGTGATCATCGCCGCGACCCATGCCGTGTTCTCGGATCCGGCCACGCAGCGGCTCGCTGAGTCAGGTGCCCGCGAAGTCGTCGTCACCAACACGCTTCCGATCCCCGCGGAGAAGCGCTTCGAGTCGCTCACG